One genomic window of Thalassolituus hydrocarboniclasticus includes the following:
- a CDS encoding D-2-hydroxyacid dehydrogenase, producing the protein MMKAVLLDADTLGSGVDLEPIRAVVSELRVFARTSPEQLQEHLADAELIITNKVQIPDWAMQGRKGILVLATGTNNIDMDAARAQGVPVRNVSNYGTHSVAQHTLMLMLALAARLPRYQHDVRGGSWQQSPFFCLLNHNTTELAGKTLVIVGQGTLGSAVAKLAEAFGMTVIFCARPGAEDDRRLSFEQAIEQADVLSFHCPLNEHTRHLLNRDNIDRLKRGCLVVNCARGGIIDEMAALWALQSGHLGGLAVDVLPVEPPSEGHPLLSALKQGNLNLIVTPHNAWISPQARQNIINLTADNIRALG; encoded by the coding sequence ATGATGAAAGCCGTATTACTGGATGCCGACACACTGGGTTCGGGTGTCGATTTAGAGCCAATCCGCGCCGTGGTCAGTGAGCTGCGGGTATTTGCCCGCACCAGCCCGGAGCAGCTGCAGGAGCATCTGGCCGATGCCGAACTGATCATTACCAATAAAGTGCAGATCCCCGACTGGGCTATGCAGGGCCGTAAGGGCATTCTGGTGCTGGCTACCGGCACCAATAATATTGATATGGATGCTGCCCGGGCGCAGGGTGTCCCCGTGCGTAATGTCAGCAACTACGGTACGCACTCGGTGGCTCAGCATACCTTAATGCTGATGCTGGCTTTAGCCGCGCGTTTGCCGCGTTATCAGCACGATGTCCGTGGCGGAAGCTGGCAGCAAAGCCCGTTCTTTTGTTTGCTGAATCACAATACGACTGAGCTGGCGGGCAAAACCCTGGTGATTGTTGGTCAGGGCACGCTGGGCAGTGCCGTGGCTAAACTGGCTGAAGCTTTTGGCATGACGGTCATATTCTGTGCCCGCCCCGGAGCAGAAGATGACAGGCGGTTATCGTTTGAGCAGGCGATCGAGCAGGCTGATGTGCTCAGTTTTCATTGCCCGCTCAATGAACACACCCGGCACCTGCTCAATCGCGACAATATCGACCGCCTGAAACGCGGCTGTCTGGTGGTGAACTGTGCACGCGGTGGCATCATCGACGAAATGGCCGCACTCTGGGCGTTACAGTCTGGGCATCTGGGTGGGCTGGCGGTCGATGTATTACCGGTCGAACCACCGAGCGAAGGGCACCCGCTGCTGTCTGCGCTTAAGCAGGGCAATCTTAATCTGATTGTTACTCCGCATAACGCCTGGATCAGCCCGCAGGCGCGGCAGAATATTATTAACCTGACCGCCGATAATATCCGCGCACTGGGATAA
- a CDS encoding LON peptidase substrate-binding domain-containing protein, whose translation MSKLCIFPIPGCVTFPGTVFPLHVFEPRYRAMIQHCLDTGMPVAICHTEKMISPGKPTDNLKEALNSNQATYRPYPVVSAGRCELVDTSEDGRMYLNVHIEQRYRLGEAVQLLPYQIYECEPFPDRELSAAEAGQDEADNALLKDKILHRLYALGQGDEDVKRSIEYLMESQEWQTKSAQAFSFELFGMIAFDADILQEILEMDSANERLNYTLALLNDV comes from the coding sequence ATGAGCAAGCTGTGTATTTTCCCGATTCCGGGCTGCGTTACCTTTCCCGGTACCGTGTTCCCGCTGCACGTATTTGAGCCGCGCTATCGCGCCATGATTCAGCATTGTCTCGACACCGGTATGCCGGTGGCCATCTGTCATACCGAAAAAATGATCAGTCCCGGCAAACCCACCGATAACCTGAAAGAAGCGCTGAACAGCAATCAGGCAACCTACCGGCCATACCCGGTTGTCAGCGCCGGGCGTTGCGAGCTGGTCGATACCAGCGAAGACGGCCGCATGTACCTCAATGTGCACATCGAACAGCGTTACCGTTTGGGAGAAGCGGTGCAGCTCTTGCCCTATCAGATCTACGAATGTGAGCCCTTTCCCGACCGCGAATTATCCGCCGCAGAAGCCGGGCAGGATGAGGCCGATAATGCTTTATTAAAAGATAAAATCCTGCACCGTCTTTACGCTTTGGGGCAGGGCGACGAGGATGTAAAACGCAGTATTGAATATTTAATGGAATCACAAGAGTGGCAAACAAAAAGTGCGCAGGCATTCAGCTTTGAACTGTTTGGAATGATCGCTTTCGATGCCGATATTCTGCAGGAAATTCTGGAAATGGATTCTGCCAACGAGCGCCTGAACTATACGCTGGCACTGCTGAACGACGTGTAG
- a CDS encoding rod shape-determining protein — protein MLSAFIRSLPSGTCYAQLWSDRIRISCTQSARVFDDQPLLIIRSGKSKKIVMAVGRHAAQLYQQEQLQKQRSEQRNEQPNEKPEPDLTLVNPFDHPRLLIADFAYAEKLLRYAIYRVYEKSVLPRSPVLIIQPMEKTEGGINEIERRMYTELGLGAGARKVYVHDGAPLAHPLRAEDTDLKRIIADK, from the coding sequence ATGCTGTCTGCTTTTATCCGCTCACTGCCGTCCGGCACCTGCTATGCGCAACTGTGGAGCGACCGTATCCGGATCAGCTGCACGCAATCGGCCAGGGTATTTGACGACCAGCCGTTATTGATTATTCGTAGCGGAAAAAGTAAGAAAATTGTGATGGCCGTTGGCCGTCATGCTGCGCAGTTGTATCAGCAAGAGCAATTACAAAAACAGCGCAGCGAACAGCGGAATGAACAACCCAATGAAAAGCCAGAGCCAGATTTAACACTGGTTAATCCTTTCGATCATCCACGGTTGTTAATTGCCGATTTTGCTTATGCGGAAAAACTGCTGCGTTACGCTATTTACCGCGTGTATGAAAAAAGTGTTCTGCCACGTTCGCCCGTGCTGATTATTCAGCCGATGGAAAAAACAGAAGGCGGCATTAATGAGATCGAGCGGCGCATGTACACCGAGCTTGGGCTGGGTGCCGGAGCGCGTAAAGTATATGTGCACGATGGAGCCCCTCTTGCTCATCCGCTGAGGGCTGAAGATACTGATCTGAAGCGGATAATCGCTGATAAATAA